CTCCATGCCGGGTCCCAACGCAGCCGGTCGTTTTTTCGCTGTCTTTTTGGGCTTGGCCCTGCTGTCTCCCCCGGCCGCCCGCGCAGCGGTAAGGACGCAGACCCCTGGCCGGGCCGCATCCGGCTTGCCGGCCGTGGCGGGCCTCTCCTTGGCTCCAAGATTGCGGGCGGACGCCGGGCCGGCAGCCCTCGGCGGAGGCTTGCGCCTGGACCTTTCGCCTGGCGTGGCCCTGCCGCAGCCCCCGGGCCTTTCGCTGCAGCCCGCCTCTGCCGGCATCCCCGTCCTGCCGACGCTCGCTGCGCCGGTTCTGTCCGCCGGCCTGCCGCAGCCCGCCCCCGTTGCCGGGCCCTCTCAAGACGCGAGCCTGCGCGCTGAATCGCCCTCCGAGCCGTCCGCCCGGCCGGAGTCTGGCCAGGGGCTCTTCACCCGCCTGGCCCGGCTTTTCGACGGGTCGCGGCCTGCGCAGGCCGCGGAGGAGTTCGCGGACTACCTCCAGAGCCCGCCGGAGGTCCCCTTGCCGGCCCCGCCCCGGATACCGGGCTGGGAGAGGCTCTCCGCCACCGGCGGGGATCGGGCGCCTGTCTCCTTCCACGCCGAAAAGAGCGAGACTTTGGGCGAAGGCCGTTCCATCCCCATCAGCAGGGACGATTCGGCTCCGGGGCCCTGGGAGAAGACGGACGCGGCCTCGGGGGCGCGCGTCTGGGAGCCGCCTACCGGCTCGCGGGACGCCACGGCCTTCGGCGACAGCCTCTACTGGATCGACCCGCATGGCAGGTTCGTGGTCTACTCTCTCGAGAAAAAGACCGCCGCGGCCTACACCTGCCACGAGGGCCCGGTGACGCGCTTCGCCGTGGCGGGGCCGAACCGGGTCTTCGTCGTGGTCGGCAACGACCTGCGACGCTGGGACCTCGATGCCCTCTACGCCCGCACCTATCCCGCCCTGGGCCAGAACGCCGAGTCCATCACCAGCATGGCGCTGGCCGAGGACTCCGGGGTCGGCGACGCCATGACCTTCCACCTTCCGGGCCGGCGGCTGAAGAGCTCGGGCGGCGGCATCATCGTGGAGACCGGGGCTTTCGAGGCCGAAGCCGCGGTCCCGGCGGGCCGGGGGCTCTTCTACCGTCATGAGCAGGACGGGACCCGCGTATGGAGGGACGCGGACTACGGGAGCATCCCGTTCCGCATCCTGGCCCTCGCCGCGGACCCAGCGCAAGACACCTTCTACGCCGCGGTGCCCGAAGGCCTGGTCGTGTGGGAGGTCCGCGGCGGCCGCTACCGCCTCGTCCCGGCGGCGGGCCTGGACGCCGAGGGAGTCAAGCCCACTCTGCACCTGGATGGCGACACGGTCTACCTCGGCGCGGGCTCGCGCGTGCTGCAATTCCAGCGTCAGGACCTGATGGGCCAGCGAGAGCCTCCCGACACGGTCCGGCTCTGGTCCGAGCGCAACCCCATGTTCGTCAAGGACGCGGCCCTGCATATCGGCGACCTGACCTTCCCCATCGCTGGCAGGCCCGCCCCGGCCCGGTCCTGGGCCGCCCGGGCCCGGGAGGCGCTGAGCCGGGTCCTGGGCCGTCCCGCCCCGCCGCGGGAGGTCCGGGACTTGGGCATCTCGGAAGATGACTGGCGCGCTCTCAACCTGCCTACCAACAAGCGTCTGATCTACGACACCCTGAAGGGGTTCACTTTAAACCAGCATGTCCTCTACATCGGCGAGACCGGAGGGGGCAAGACCTGGATCGCGACCATGCTGGCCAAGCTCACGGGCAACCAGCTGTGGATGGTGTCGATGAACGAGTACACGCGCAACAAAGACTTGATAGCGCGCGAGACCTTCGGCGAGGAGGGCAAGAACAAGACGGGCCTGACCATGTCCACGGTGCTGCGCTGGATGCAGGAGGGGGGCATCCTGCTCCTTGACGAGATGCACAAGCCCCTGGAGGGAATCGCGGTCCTCAACAACATCCTGCAGAACGGCGAGTACCGCCTGCCCGACGGCAGGGTCATCAAGTACGACAAGCGCAAGTCCTGGATCATCGGGACCATGAACCCGGTCAAGCCCCCTTACAAGGGCGAGCCTCCGTCGGGCGAGCTCTCCAGCCGCTTCGGCCTGACTTTGGACGTCAAGTACCTGCCGCCCGAGGAGGAGCGGGCCCTTCTGGGCCTATTCTACCCGGAGGTCCCGTCCGAGCTCATCTCCAGGCTGGTCGCGGCGGCCGGCCGCCTGCGCCGGCTCTACCCGGAGGTGCTCCCCCTGCCCATCGCGCCCCGGACCCTCATGTACATCGCCCAGCACCTCAGCCGCTATCCGTCCGAGGACCCCGCCGACGTGTTCCGCAAGACCTACAACCCCGCCTCCATCGTGGAGGACCCCGCCATCGCCGAGGCCATCGCCCAGGTCCTCGCCGAGCTCTTCCCGGCCGCGGCGCCCGGCTCCTAGCCGGGAAGCGAGATCCGGAAGGTGGTCCCTCGCCCGTTCTGGGGCAAGAGAGAGAGGCTGCCCCCGTGCGCCTCGACCAGGTTCTTCGCGATCGTGAGGCCCAGGCCGCTGCCGCTGCGCTTGCCGTGCGAGACGAAGGGTTCGAAGACGCGGCCGCGGATCGCGGCGGGGATCCCAGGGCCGTCGTCTTTGACCGTGATCTGGACGCGGCCTCGGTCCCGAGTCGCCTCGAGCCACACGGTGCCGCCCTTGGGGGCGAGGGCGTCTGCGGAGTTGCCGACCAGGTTCTGGAGGACCCGCAGCAGCCGCGTCCGGTCCGCCCGGACATCCCCCTGCACCGGGGCGATGTCCAGCGTCACATGGGAGTTCGCCAGGAACCCCTGGTTCAGGGCGCGGAACTCCTCGAAGAGGTCTCTCAGGGGCACGGGCTCGACCTTGAGGTCGGCCTGGCCTCGGGCGAAATCCAGCAACTCCTGCGCCATCCCGGCCATGCGCTCCGCCTGACACTG
The DNA window shown above is from Elusimicrobiota bacterium and carries:
- a CDS encoding AAA family ATPase translates to MPGPNAAGRFFAVFLGLALLSPPAARAAVRTQTPGRAASGLPAVAGLSLAPRLRADAGPAALGGGLRLDLSPGVALPQPPGLSLQPASAGIPVLPTLAAPVLSAGLPQPAPVAGPSQDASLRAESPSEPSARPESGQGLFTRLARLFDGSRPAQAAEEFADYLQSPPEVPLPAPPRIPGWERLSATGGDRAPVSFHAEKSETLGEGRSIPISRDDSAPGPWEKTDAASGARVWEPPTGSRDATAFGDSLYWIDPHGRFVVYSLEKKTAAAYTCHEGPVTRFAVAGPNRVFVVVGNDLRRWDLDALYARTYPALGQNAESITSMALAEDSGVGDAMTFHLPGRRLKSSGGGIIVETGAFEAEAAVPAGRGLFYRHEQDGTRVWRDADYGSIPFRILALAADPAQDTFYAAVPEGLVVWEVRGGRYRLVPAAGLDAEGVKPTLHLDGDTVYLGAGSRVLQFQRQDLMGQREPPDTVRLWSERNPMFVKDAALHIGDLTFPIAGRPAPARSWAARAREALSRVLGRPAPPREVRDLGISEDDWRALNLPTNKRLIYDTLKGFTLNQHVLYIGETGGGKTWIATMLAKLTGNQLWMVSMNEYTRNKDLIARETFGEEGKNKTGLTMSTVLRWMQEGGILLLDEMHKPLEGIAVLNNILQNGEYRLPDGRVIKYDKRKSWIIGTMNPVKPPYKGEPPSGELSSRFGLTLDVKYLPPEEERALLGLFYPEVPSELISRLVAAAGRLRRLYPEVLPLPIAPRTLMYIAQHLSRYPSEDPADVFRKTYNPASIVEDPAIAEAIAQVLAELFPAAAPGS